In one window of Candidatus Scalindua sp. DNA:
- a CDS encoding M48 family metalloprotease gives MIRKFLVLLTLCFITLCGCAVNPVTGKRQLRIIPESQELQIGEQQYVPSRQMQGGDYEVDPSLTKYVNSVGQRLAAVSDRKLPYEFVVINNSIPNAWALPGGKIAVNRGLLIELDNEAQLAAVLGHEIVHAAARHGAQGMERGMMLQGAVAVAGIAAGGSDYANLVVKGTQMAAGLVNQKYGRDAERESDFYGMHYMSRAGYDPGAAIGLQEVFVRLSEDKNTDWLSGLFSSHPPSQERVEANRETAKALPATGELGAERYQAKIAHLKKTRDAYEAHDEGRKALSEGNTKKALALAKQANGIEPGEGQFDALAGDVYLSQQQYRKALINYDKAVRDNDKFFYFYVQRGLAKEKLGDQSGARRDLEKSTDLLPTATALNALGKLSLAQGNQQEAIKYFKEAGTSNSESGREASRLLVTLDLPANPNVYLKTYGKLNQDRMVMVQISNPTPVSVRDVKVRVRYPDSQGKAYEVIREVKGTIAPGKSFLIDVGIGPIEDPQLLRYIQVGVSKANVVQ, from the coding sequence GTGATACGAAAATTCCTTGTATTGCTAACACTGTGTTTTATCACTCTCTGCGGGTGTGCCGTTAATCCTGTCACCGGGAAACGGCAATTAAGAATAATACCAGAATCACAAGAACTTCAGATAGGTGAACAGCAGTATGTGCCGAGTCGTCAGATGCAGGGAGGAGATTATGAGGTGGATCCATCGCTGACTAAGTATGTCAATAGTGTGGGGCAGAGATTAGCTGCTGTCAGTGACCGTAAGCTTCCCTATGAATTTGTCGTTATTAATAACTCCATACCCAATGCGTGGGCATTGCCAGGAGGTAAGATAGCTGTTAATCGTGGTTTGTTGATTGAGTTGGATAATGAGGCTCAGCTTGCTGCTGTGCTGGGGCATGAGATCGTACACGCTGCTGCCAGGCACGGGGCACAGGGGATGGAACGGGGGATGATGCTTCAGGGTGCTGTGGCTGTAGCCGGCATCGCTGCAGGAGGCAGCGACTATGCGAACCTTGTTGTTAAAGGTACCCAAATGGCAGCAGGTCTTGTTAATCAGAAATATGGGAGGGATGCCGAGCGTGAGTCAGATTTTTACGGTATGCACTATATGTCACGCGCCGGCTACGATCCGGGAGCAGCCATTGGTCTGCAAGAGGTGTTTGTGCGATTGTCTGAAGATAAAAACACCGATTGGCTCTCCGGACTCTTCTCGAGTCACCCCCCATCACAGGAGCGGGTTGAAGCTAATCGTGAGACAGCAAAGGCTCTTCCGGCAACCGGTGAGCTCGGTGCGGAGCGTTATCAGGCTAAGATTGCACACTTAAAAAAGACCCGGGATGCTTATGAAGCTCACGATGAGGGGCGTAAAGCACTCAGTGAGGGGAATACAAAGAAAGCCCTGGCTCTTGCGAAGCAGGCAAATGGTATTGAACCCGGGGAGGGGCAGTTCGATGCCCTGGCCGGAGATGTCTATTTGAGCCAGCAGCAATACCGGAAGGCCTTGATAAACTATGATAAGGCAGTGAGAGATAACGATAAATTTTTTTATTTCTATGTTCAGCGCGGACTCGCTAAAGAGAAGCTGGGGGATCAATCCGGTGCACGAAGGGATCTTGAAAAAAGCACAGATTTACTCCCCACTGCAACTGCTTTGAATGCACTTGGCAAATTGTCACTTGCCCAGGGGAATCAGCAGGAGGCTATAAAGTATTTTAAAGAAGCTGGTACTTCCAACTCTGAATCGGGTAGAGAAGCTTCACGTTTATTGGTGACGCTGGACTTGCCGGCAAATCCAAACGTTTACCTGAAAACATATGGTAAGCTGAACCAGGACCGAATGGTTATGGTTCAGATTTCGAACCCTACCCCTGTATCAGTTCGTGATGTGAAGGTACGGGTACGATATCCGGATTCTCAGGGAAAGGCATATGAAGTGATCAGGGAGGTAAAAGGAACTATTGCCCCCGGGAAGTCATTTTTGATCGATGTAGGAATAGGACCCATCGAAGACCCTCAATTGCTCAGATACATACAGGTGGGAGTGTCGAAGGCCAATGTGGTTCAGTAA
- a CDS encoding DUF4197 domain-containing protein translates to MKKNIFLVIMLVQIFVVYPCYGGIFDKILKTFGGSAQKTSDIDSIVSALKELISIGANNAVASVSEVDGFFGNKAIKIPLPEKVEMLAGGLRKVGYQEKVDDFILSMNRAAEKAAPKARSFFIDAVKEMSFDDAKGILKGSDTAASDYFKEKTGDKLYEVFKPIISSQMSDVGVTRYYQDMTSKLTSLPFMNLEALDLDHHVTKKALDGLFFMIGEEEKKIRTDPEARVTELLKDVFGRK, encoded by the coding sequence GTGAAAAAAAATATTTTTCTGGTAATCATGCTTGTGCAGATTTTTGTCGTATACCCGTGTTATGGAGGTATATTTGATAAAATCTTGAAGACGTTTGGAGGTTCGGCACAGAAAACGTCTGATATCGATTCAATTGTTTCCGCTCTCAAAGAGCTCATTTCAATCGGGGCAAACAACGCTGTAGCGTCTGTCTCAGAAGTGGATGGGTTTTTTGGAAACAAGGCGATTAAGATTCCCTTGCCCGAAAAGGTGGAAATGCTGGCAGGAGGTCTCAGAAAGGTTGGGTATCAGGAGAAGGTTGACGACTTTATCCTCAGTATGAACCGTGCGGCGGAAAAGGCTGCTCCGAAAGCCAGATCTTTTTTTATCGATGCCGTCAAGGAGATGTCATTTGATGATGCAAAGGGTATTCTCAAAGGGAGTGATACCGCAGCGAGTGATTATTTCAAGGAAAAAACAGGTGATAAACTTTATGAGGTTTTTAAGCCCATTATTTCATCACAGATGAGTGATGTCGGTGTCACACGATATTATCAGGATATGACAAGTAAGCTGACATCACTGCCTTTTATGAATCTTGAAGCTCTTGACCTGGACCATCATGTTACGAAAAAGGCCCTGGACGGGCTTTTTTTTATGATCGGTGAGGAGGAAAAGAAGATCAGGACTGATCCAGAGGCAAGGGTTACTGAGCTTCTGAAAGATGTCTTTGGGAGGAAATAA
- a CDS encoding DUF364 domain-containing protein — protein MQGIDDRKSITRELIEIMRNSDIINRLDITPKDVRIGVFYTGVVLSSGHAGMSYTPVQEIPEAVCCPKSHARMPAAGTLLQLPLSELMDYALDDNALKAAVGIATINALSAILLEEETCEYKPSAYGNALDLVRVTDQDTVVMIGAFPPFIKQFQEIAKKLFVIEKNPRIVGKGDSIEIEPVARLEELVPQADILIITGVTLINQTLGPILKLAGKTSNIIVVGPTASIFPTPLFERGVSIMGGVRITDPSKMIHLIGEAGSGYDFFENCAEKIVIRSTVKPSS, from the coding sequence ATGCAGGGAATTGATGACAGAAAATCAATCACACGTGAATTAATAGAAATTATGAGGAACTCAGATATTATTAACCGGCTTGACATTACACCAAAGGATGTTCGAATTGGTGTCTTTTATACCGGTGTAGTATTAAGCAGTGGCCATGCAGGTATGTCGTACACCCCTGTCCAGGAAATTCCAGAAGCCGTATGTTGCCCTAAATCTCATGCCAGAATGCCGGCAGCTGGCACCCTGCTTCAGCTACCGCTTTCGGAGCTCATGGATTATGCCCTCGATGACAATGCCCTGAAAGCAGCAGTTGGTATCGCCACAATTAATGCGCTTTCTGCAATACTCCTGGAGGAAGAAACCTGTGAGTATAAGCCTTCTGCGTATGGCAATGCCTTAGACCTTGTCCGGGTAACGGACCAGGATACGGTCGTAATGATAGGAGCCTTTCCCCCTTTTATTAAGCAGTTCCAGGAAATTGCAAAGAAACTTTTTGTAATTGAGAAAAATCCCCGAATAGTTGGTAAAGGTGACAGCATTGAAATAGAACCCGTAGCACGTCTGGAGGAGTTGGTACCTCAGGCAGACATCCTCATAATAACAGGCGTCACACTAATCAACCAGACACTTGGACCGATACTGAAGCTTGCCGGAAAAACGAGTAACATTATCGTAGTGGGGCCGACTGCCAGCATCTTCCCAACACCTCTCTTTGAAAGAGGAGTATCTATCATGGGCGGTGTAAGGATCACAGACCCATCAAAAATGATACACCTTATTGGAGAGGCCGGATCGGGATACGATTTTTTTGAAAATTGTGCAGAGAAAATAGTTATCCGCAGTACGGTAAAACCCTCAAGTTGA
- a CDS encoding DUF4126 domain-containing protein, translated as MEIISSIGLLLGSSWASGVNLYLSMAGLGIAHRMEWIKLPGDLEIISHPAIVGVAVFLFAVEFIADKVPYIDTLWDTVHTFIRPLAGAAIGYTAVSDSSQIMQIVVALLTGGIALDSHLVKATSRLAINASPEPVTNSVASVTEDATVIGTLYLVLHHPVVIAILVTIFIVLSVWFFKKMYKFLKRVFSFSDKRKPKEINLLTSEG; from the coding sequence ATGGAGATAATCAGCTCAATCGGTCTTTTGTTGGGGAGTTCATGGGCATCAGGTGTTAACCTCTATCTGAGTATGGCTGGACTGGGGATTGCCCACAGGATGGAATGGATCAAGCTTCCGGGTGATCTGGAAATCATTTCCCATCCTGCGATCGTAGGTGTTGCTGTTTTTCTGTTTGCCGTTGAATTTATTGCTGACAAGGTCCCTTATATAGATACACTATGGGATACAGTTCATACCTTTATCAGGCCTCTTGCAGGTGCTGCCATAGGATATACTGCCGTGTCTGATTCAAGTCAGATAATGCAGATTGTCGTTGCACTTTTAACGGGTGGGATTGCATTGGATTCTCATCTCGTCAAGGCTACATCACGATTGGCCATAAATGCATCGCCTGAGCCTGTAACCAATTCTGTTGCAAGTGTTACTGAAGATGCTACCGTTATCGGAACCTTGTATCTGGTTTTGCATCATCCTGTTGTAATTGCTATACTGGTGACAATATTTATCGTGTTATCCGTATGGTTTTTTAAGAAGATGTATAAATTTTTAAAGAGGGTATTTAGTTTTTCAGACAAAAGGAAACCAAAAGAGATAAATCTCCTGACATCAGAAGGTTAG
- a CDS encoding YihY/virulence factor BrkB family protein has translation MVEKITNFIKTDIWNIRFENHSRTGIFLIKQLRLALLIIRGYRDHNCRLRASALTFYSLLSVVPVVALAFAISKGFGFEKNLEKQLMEKFPGQEEILIQVVGFARSLLEETKGGMIAGVGVAVLFWIVIKLLANIERSFNDIWGIRKSRKLGRKLSDYLSITLICPILIIMSSSTTVFIKTQIEHITERFEFFGAFSFLILFLLKLFPYCLIGGVFMFMYVFMPNTRVRIRSGFVAGAIAGTVYQLAQLAYINFQVTVAQYNAIYGSFAALPLFLIWLQLSWMIVLFGAEISYVHQNAESFEFEAECLKISTSYKRLLSLCTANMVIKNFSQGEKPLTSDFISRALKIPSRLMGQILDELVESGIVSETYSDKVEESAYQPARDINMLTIKYTINALDKRGIHDIPVAQTKELKELSDILQTFSDTIEKSHANKLLKDI, from the coding sequence ATGGTAGAAAAAATAACTAATTTCATAAAAACCGATATCTGGAATATTCGATTTGAAAATCATTCACGCACCGGGATTTTCCTGATAAAACAACTCAGACTGGCTCTTTTGATAATACGCGGATACAGGGACCATAACTGTAGATTAAGGGCATCTGCTCTTACCTTCTACTCTTTACTTTCTGTCGTACCGGTAGTTGCACTGGCTTTTGCCATATCGAAGGGATTTGGTTTTGAAAAGAATCTTGAAAAGCAGCTCATGGAAAAATTTCCCGGCCAGGAAGAGATTCTCATACAGGTCGTCGGTTTCGCACGTTCACTCCTTGAAGAGACAAAAGGGGGTATGATAGCTGGTGTTGGGGTAGCAGTTCTTTTCTGGATAGTAATAAAATTATTAGCCAATATAGAGCGCTCATTTAATGACATCTGGGGGATAAGAAAATCGCGAAAATTAGGGAGAAAATTGAGCGATTATCTCTCTATCACCCTTATCTGCCCGATTCTCATCATCATGTCAAGCAGTACTACTGTTTTTATCAAGACACAGATTGAACACATAACTGAGAGATTTGAGTTTTTTGGGGCTTTCAGTTTCCTCATCTTGTTTTTGTTGAAATTGTTCCCTTACTGTTTGATTGGCGGCGTTTTCATGTTTATGTACGTCTTTATGCCTAACACCAGGGTCAGAATTCGTTCCGGTTTTGTTGCAGGGGCTATTGCGGGTACTGTATATCAACTTGCACAATTAGCCTATATCAATTTTCAGGTTACGGTAGCACAATATAATGCCATTTATGGAAGTTTTGCTGCTCTCCCGCTCTTTTTAATATGGCTGCAGCTAAGTTGGATGATAGTCCTCTTTGGCGCAGAAATTTCCTATGTCCATCAAAACGCCGAGTCCTTTGAATTTGAGGCGGAATGTCTAAAGATAAGTACTTCGTATAAAAGACTTCTGTCTCTCTGCACAGCAAATATGGTAATAAAAAATTTTTCGCAGGGAGAGAAACCCTTAACCTCAGATTTTATTTCACGTGCACTTAAAATTCCCTCACGCCTGATGGGTCAGATACTGGATGAACTGGTTGAGAGCGGGATCGTTTCTGAAACTTATTCTGATAAGGTGGAAGAATCAGCATACCAGCCTGCAAGAGACATTAATATGCTGACCATTAAATATACCATCAATGCCCTTGATAAAAGGGGGATTCATGATATACCTGTTGCACAAACCAAAGAGTTAAAGGAGTTGTCGGACATATTGCAGACGTTTAGTGATACAATTGAAAAATCCCACGCGAACAAGCTGTTAAAAGATATATAG
- the thiD gene encoding bifunctional hydroxymethylpyrimidine kinase/phosphomethylpyrimidine kinase — MYKVLTIAGSDSCGGAGVQADLRTINAFGVYGMCAVTAVTAQNTMGVSAIFEIPASFVGEQIDMVVSDIGVDSLKTGMLANEEIVEVVSDRIRRHNLKKLVIDPILESHKGSPLLSKEGMRKLRLKLIPDAYLIMPNIPEAEILTERKIRNFSDVKYAAKSIFELGARNVLIKGGHEVQSPSDGGRVPESEIVDLWYDGDSFESFTVKRIETENVHGTGCVYSAAIAAELARGCELRRSIMSAKNFVTRVIRESLQLGHGYKLMSG; from the coding sequence ATGTATAAGGTATTGACTATTGCAGGCTCTGATTCATGCGGTGGCGCTGGTGTGCAGGCGGATCTGCGGACCATCAATGCATTCGGAGTGTATGGCATGTGTGCTGTTACGGCGGTTACTGCACAGAATACGATGGGGGTAAGCGCTATTTTTGAAATACCTGCTTCATTTGTGGGTGAGCAGATTGATATGGTTGTTTCAGACATAGGGGTGGACTCTTTAAAGACAGGGATGCTTGCCAACGAAGAGATTGTTGAGGTTGTATCTGATAGAATCAGGAGACACAATCTTAAGAAGCTGGTTATCGATCCGATTCTGGAATCACACAAGGGGTCACCTCTTTTGTCCAAAGAGGGCATGAGAAAGCTTCGTCTGAAATTGATACCCGACGCGTATTTAATCATGCCGAATATCCCTGAGGCAGAAATTTTAACGGAAAGGAAGATCAGGAATTTTTCAGATGTGAAATACGCTGCTAAATCAATATTCGAACTGGGAGCCAGAAATGTACTCATCAAGGGAGGGCATGAAGTTCAATCTCCAAGCGACGGGGGGAGGGTACCGGAATCGGAGATTGTTGATCTCTGGTATGACGGGGACTCCTTTGAGAGTTTTACCGTAAAGCGTATAGAGACAGAAAATGTGCATGGAACAGGGTGTGTTTACTCTGCCGCAATAGCTGCTGAATTGGCCAGAGGTTGTGAGCTTCGAAGATCTATCATGTCGGCTAAGAATTTCGTAACCAGGGTTATTAGAGAGTCTTTGCAACTCGGGCATGGGTATAAATTGATGAGTGGCTGA
- a CDS encoding mechanosensitive ion channel: MQDVINKIVDPITNMVGGYLPSIGAALAILIIGWLVAFFASKIVRGIFRRTKLDGKLAEWLGGKEKGKSINIANGVSKGVFYLIMIFVLVAFFQTLGITQITEPLNKFLNQLFEYAPKILGAGGLLLFAWIVATVLRSIVSKLLGATNIDEHFGGRAGLEEKKAIPLTKSLSDAVYWLVFLFFLPAILSSLELVGILEPVQGMVDKILGFLPNILSASIIFVVGWFVARIIQKVVTNLLIAIGTDKLPEKVGVTNILGKQGLSGTIGMILYIFILIPVLVAALNALKIEAVARPASDMLNSILLALPNIFAAGMVLAISYMVGRLVASLITNLLSGIGFNSLFVWLGLRSEPTEGGKSPSFMAGYLVLAVIMFFAVIEATGLLGFNELSVLISQLTVFVSHITFGIVIFAIGLFLSNFISKTVKETGVVHAELLALVARIGTIVLVSAIALRQMGLANEIIILAFGLILGALAIAVAIALGIGGREIAARELEGWIDSVKTKKSRPDVT; encoded by the coding sequence ATGCAAGATGTTATCAATAAAATAGTTGATCCAATTACGAACATGGTTGGTGGCTATCTCCCCAGCATCGGTGCAGCTCTAGCTATCTTAATTATAGGGTGGCTGGTCGCATTTTTCGCATCTAAGATTGTACGCGGAATTTTTCGCCGGACAAAACTAGATGGTAAGCTGGCTGAGTGGCTGGGAGGTAAAGAGAAAGGGAAGAGCATCAATATAGCAAATGGCGTCTCCAAAGGAGTGTTTTACCTCATAATGATCTTTGTTCTGGTTGCATTCTTTCAGACTCTTGGTATTACGCAAATTACAGAACCACTCAACAAGTTTTTGAACCAACTGTTTGAGTATGCCCCTAAAATTTTAGGTGCAGGCGGATTATTACTGTTTGCATGGATTGTCGCTACTGTTCTTCGATCGATTGTTTCGAAACTTCTCGGTGCTACAAATATTGATGAGCACTTTGGAGGGAGAGCCGGACTTGAGGAAAAGAAGGCTATTCCTCTTACAAAGTCTCTTTCTGATGCAGTGTATTGGCTGGTTTTTCTTTTTTTTCTTCCCGCCATTTTAAGTTCGCTTGAACTTGTAGGGATTCTTGAGCCTGTTCAAGGAATGGTGGATAAGATTCTCGGATTTTTACCTAATATATTATCAGCGTCTATCATCTTTGTGGTTGGCTGGTTTGTTGCACGTATTATACAGAAAGTTGTAACCAATTTGCTTATTGCTATTGGTACGGATAAACTTCCTGAGAAGGTGGGAGTAACTAATATACTTGGAAAACAGGGATTATCCGGGACAATAGGTATGATACTCTATATATTCATATTAATACCGGTTTTAGTAGCCGCCTTGAATGCCCTGAAGATTGAGGCCGTTGCGCGACCTGCCAGCGATATGTTGAACTCAATCCTTTTAGCACTTCCCAATATCTTCGCAGCCGGCATGGTACTGGCAATCAGCTATATGGTAGGACGTTTGGTAGCAAGTTTGATTACCAATCTGCTCTCTGGAATCGGCTTCAACTCTCTGTTTGTCTGGCTTGGCTTAAGATCGGAACCTACAGAAGGTGGAAAATCTCCATCATTCATGGCTGGGTATCTGGTCCTTGCCGTTATAATGTTTTTTGCGGTCATTGAAGCTACAGGCCTGCTTGGGTTTAATGAATTATCCGTTCTGATATCACAGCTCACGGTTTTTGTCAGTCATATCACCTTTGGTATTGTTATATTTGCTATTGGACTCTTTTTATCAAATTTTATATCGAAGACAGTAAAAGAAACAGGTGTTGTTCATGCTGAATTGCTGGCCCTGGTTGCAAGAATAGGAACTATTGTTTTGGTTAGTGCCATAGCATTAAGGCAAATGGGACTGGCAAACGAGATCATCATTTTAGCATTTGGTCTAATCCTTGGTGCGCTGGCAATCGCAGTTGCTATCGCTCTTGGTATCGGAGGTCGTGAGATAGCCGCACGAGAATTAGAAGGGTGGATCGACTCTGTTAAGACGAAAAAAAGTCGACCAGACGTCACGTAA
- a CDS encoding DUF11 domain-containing protein, producing MVRWKNMSTVFVLFLAAVIGMYGCASQQRQVVVEEESVEATSPDYTTPDTGMDTARAVGVGMASQSGAFPTGDRATSVVFIEKSLPSQTRVGHTFDFVTRVTNLTDAIVKDVVVYAVLPGNFDVASSDPGIQGDPTSDKVHWNIGDLGARETKTITVQGAPTNTGDLEFCCTEVTYDYDPSLCMTTAVVQPELKITKEAPSEVMICDTIPYRIVVSNTGTGDAENVQINDPLPSGLSTMSGESTVMRDVGTLHAGESREIIVDVKADRAGTFDNAASAVASGDLSANSNSTSTLVTQPMLAITKTGPEKRYIGRTFTYNIKVTNEGNGPAVNTSLEDCTPLNTTMVSVSDGGTATGKGALWNLGTLQPQESREVSVTVRAESKGEAKNCAVASAECADAVTDCSTTMITGISAILLEVIDVADPIEIGGIETYEIAVTNQGSATDTNIIIICALEEGTMEYVSSDGPTAGTVAGNTVTFTPLASLAPKQKVIWRVNVRAVGEGDVRFGVTMDTDQLDRNVKETESTNFYQ from the coding sequence ATGGTTCGTTGGAAAAATATGAGTACCGTTTTTGTTTTATTTCTGGCTGCAGTAATTGGAATGTATGGCTGCGCTTCTCAGCAGCGTCAGGTTGTGGTAGAGGAAGAAAGTGTTGAGGCAACCTCTCCTGACTATACAACACCTGATACCGGTATGGACACTGCAAGGGCTGTTGGTGTCGGCATGGCATCACAGTCCGGAGCATTCCCAACCGGGGATAGAGCCACAAGTGTTGTTTTTATAGAGAAGAGTTTACCTTCTCAAACACGAGTTGGACATACATTTGACTTTGTAACCAGGGTAACCAACCTCACCGATGCGATTGTAAAAGATGTTGTGGTATACGCTGTTCTTCCGGGGAATTTTGATGTAGCAAGCTCTGATCCCGGTATCCAGGGAGACCCTACAAGTGACAAGGTGCACTGGAATATTGGAGATCTAGGGGCTCGAGAAACGAAAACAATCACCGTACAAGGTGCACCAACAAATACCGGGGATCTGGAATTCTGCTGTACCGAGGTCACCTATGATTACGATCCGTCGCTCTGTATGACAACTGCTGTTGTGCAGCCGGAATTGAAAATCACCAAGGAAGCACCATCTGAGGTCATGATCTGCGATACAATCCCTTACAGGATTGTTGTGAGCAACACAGGAACAGGTGACGCAGAAAATGTACAGATTAATGATCCTCTCCCCTCAGGTCTGAGTACAATGAGCGGTGAGAGTACGGTAATGCGTGATGTCGGAACTCTGCATGCAGGAGAGTCGAGAGAGATCATAGTAGATGTGAAGGCTGACAGAGCCGGCACGTTTGACAACGCCGCATCAGCTGTCGCTTCAGGCGACCTGAGCGCTAATTCAAACTCAACAAGCACCCTTGTTACACAACCGATGCTTGCCATTACAAAGACCGGACCGGAAAAAAGGTACATAGGCCGTACTTTTACCTATAACATAAAAGTAACCAACGAGGGTAACGGTCCTGCAGTAAACACAAGCCTGGAAGACTGCACACCGCTCAATACAACGATGGTAAGCGTAAGCGACGGAGGTACTGCAACCGGGAAAGGTGCATTGTGGAATCTGGGAACGCTGCAACCTCAGGAATCCAGAGAGGTGAGTGTTACCGTCCGCGCAGAGAGTAAGGGAGAAGCGAAAAACTGTGCTGTAGCCAGTGCCGAGTGTGCCGATGCAGTGACTGATTGCTCCACAACAATGATAACTGGAATTTCTGCTATCCTCCTTGAAGTTATCGATGTTGCAGATCCAATTGAGATCGGCGGAATCGAGACGTACGAGATTGCCGTAACTAACCAGGGTTCAGCTACTGATACAAACATCATAATTATCTGTGCACTGGAGGAAGGCACCATGGAATATGTCTCTTCCGATGGTCCAACGGCCGGAACTGTGGCAGGCAATACCGTCACATTTACACCTCTGGCTTCACTTGCCCCCAAACAGAAAGTAATCTGGAGGGTAAATGTCAGGGCTGTCGGTGAAGGTGATGTAAGATTTGGTGTCACTATGGACACCGATCAGCTGGATCGAAACGTAAAAGAAACAGAGTCTACTAACTTCTACCAATAG
- a CDS encoding ISKra4 family transposase produces the protein MVKRKIESSDNWRALFYGFLDTRLDKIEEEYSMEDLGEISKAVFEERAEILGQLILGFIERKFGHLLNQQSCDCPECGKGMQRQGKQSKTIQTLAGQFELTRPYFYCRACRLGYYPLDEALGLSESSKQYDVQDVEAWLSSETAYETASETYERITGVKLSEHHMHETTNAIGQEVGILDVCPPREEIDKQIENLSVDKFRRPIMMLALDGAHGPMRPEPSPHPRKGKRGKGEYKEIKGFRLYLIDGQTIIHLISWHQVCADHELAEYLVKIKEAGLIPHEKIRLGIIGDGAPWIWNRCKEIFPSAKEILDYYHCSEYVHGVANAHYGKETRESLQWCEATLTRIYYGYHEEVLGGLGKMKARTQDIQDKIDKFYTYLTNHCEKMDYSSAKRGGYHIGSGAIESANKFISHTRLKRSGAWWYIQNANNILKIRCAKYNGTYDKVIEKYKRDDQERIKNKKFKRSLRIVK, from the coding sequence GTGGTGAAAAGAAAGATAGAGTCATCCGATAACTGGAGAGCTTTATTTTATGGTTTTTTAGACACCCGATTGGATAAGATTGAGGAAGAGTACTCAATGGAAGATTTAGGAGAAATCTCAAAAGCTGTTTTCGAAGAGAGAGCGGAGATATTAGGACAACTGATTCTTGGGTTCATAGAGAGGAAATTTGGACATTTATTGAATCAGCAAAGCTGCGATTGCCCCGAATGCGGCAAGGGTATGCAAAGACAAGGAAAACAATCCAAGACTATCCAAACCCTTGCCGGACAATTTGAATTAACCAGGCCTTATTTTTATTGCAGAGCGTGTCGTTTAGGATACTATCCTTTAGACGAAGCCCTTGGATTGTCTGAATCATCGAAGCAATATGATGTGCAAGATGTGGAAGCCTGGTTGTCAAGCGAAACGGCCTATGAGACGGCCAGCGAAACCTACGAGAGAATAACCGGAGTAAAGCTGAGTGAACATCATATGCATGAGACCACGAATGCCATTGGTCAAGAAGTGGGAATTTTGGATGTCTGCCCGCCCAGGGAAGAGATTGATAAGCAGATAGAAAACCTCTCAGTGGATAAGTTTCGTCGTCCCATTATGATGCTTGCCCTGGATGGAGCCCACGGGCCGATGCGTCCCGAGCCAAGTCCTCACCCCCGTAAAGGGAAAAGAGGCAAGGGAGAATACAAAGAGATTAAAGGTTTTAGACTGTATCTCATCGATGGTCAAACTATTATTCATTTAATTAGCTGGCACCAGGTTTGTGCAGATCACGAATTAGCAGAATACTTGGTTAAGATCAAAGAAGCCGGGCTTATTCCCCACGAGAAGATACGCCTGGGAATTATAGGAGACGGTGCTCCCTGGATCTGGAACCGATGTAAAGAAATATTTCCCTCGGCAAAAGAGATTCTCGACTATTACCATTGCTCGGAGTATGTCCATGGTGTAGCCAATGCCCATTACGGAAAAGAGACAAGAGAGTCTCTACAGTGGTGTGAGGCGACTCTGACAAGAATATATTATGGTTACCATGAAGAGGTGCTTGGCGGTCTTGGAAAGATGAAAGCCCGAACTCAAGATATTCAAGATAAAATTGACAAGTTTTATACCTATCTCACAAATCATTGTGAAAAGATGGATTACAGTTCCGCCAAGCGTGGAGGATATCACATTGGCAGCGGTGCTATTGAAAGCGCCAATAAATTCATTAGCCATACAAGGCTTAAACGATCAGGAGCTTGGTGGTATATCCAAAACGCTAATAACATACTCAAGATCAGATGCGCGAAATATAACGGTACTTACGATAAAGTTATCGAAAAATACAAAAGGGACGACCAGGAAAGAATTAAAAATAAAAAATTTAAGAGAAGTCTTCGAATTGTTAAATAA